Genomic window (Kwoniella botswanensis chromosome 1, complete sequence):
ATGCAACGACATCACCGAGAACTGGGATCTGAGCTTCGACGATCTTGTTGATGTTTTTAGGTTGGATTTCGAAATGGATGATACCTCCTGTACCTTCTTGAGCAGCCGCTTTGGCGGCAGGAGCAAAGGCTGATCCCAAAATACCACATCAGCTTGATCGTCCGATTATGCTCTATGAAGGACTAGCTGTAGAAGTTGAAATAATCACTCACTATCGACTTTTCCAGTTACTCGATCATCGAACCTAGCACCCAAAGCTATGATGACATCTGCCTCTTGCATGGCAAAGTTTGCATAAGCCGAACCGTGCATACCAAGCATGTGTAGGGATTTCTCATCTCGCTCATCATAAGCACCTAAACCTTGTAAAGTGGTGGTTACGGGTATACTACCGAGATCAGAAAGTTGCTTGAGTAATTTTGGACCTTCTGGAGAGGCGAGTACACCATTACCTGCGTAGACGATTGGTCGCTTGGCCTTATTTATCATCTTGGCTGCAGCGGCGATCAGGGATGGTTCTCCGGGGATAGGAGCGGTAGAATTGGTAGGATTCAGGGGGCTAGAAGGGAGGTAAGGGGATGAACCTGGTTGAGCAGATTTGGCTGGGACAGGAGTTCGTAGGATAGCAGCTGTAACGTCCTTTGGTAGATCAACCAAGACTGGACCTGGTCGACCGGTAGTAGCGATCTTGAAAGCTTCGTTTATTCTTCGAGGTAACTCGGCGATATCTTTAACCATTACATTCCATTTTGTACAACTTCGAGATATTCCGACCATGTCTGCTTCTTGGAACGAATCTGATCCGATCAGGTTGGTGGCCACTTGACCACAGAAGACAACCATTGGTACACCATCCGATAAGGCGTCTTGCATGGGGGTGATAACGTTGGTAGCTCCGGGACCGGAAGTGACAAGGACGACACCGGGTTTACCAGATACTCTGGCGTAACCCTCGGCCATGTGCCCAGCACCTTGCTCGTGTCGAGGTAAGACGAATTCgaaatgaggtgagttgtagATGGCGTCAAATACGGGTAAGATGGCTCCACCGGGGTAACCGAAGACTTGCTTGACATCGTGTCGAAGCATCATCTCGTGGAAGATCTGACCACCTGAAAGACCGACAAAGCTATGACAAAGGGATCATCAGCAATATGATCGGCAAATTCATTGTCAGACACCTGCATTCTCCATAATACTCACGAGTAATCAAGTCCATTCTTGATCTGCGTACCAGTCTCACTTTCGTAGGTAGGGGTGTTCTTGGGGATAGTTTGGGCAGGAGAAGGGGTCTGGAAATGCTGGGCTGGAGCAGGTCGTACAGCAGGTGAAGCACCGGTGATAGCACTTGATTGGAGGGTTCTGATGTGTGCTCTTACTCTGTCTTTAGCCTCGAGCGATATTCCTTTATCTCTTGGCGCTGCTTCTCTAGGAGCATTCTGAGTGGAGGAAGTGTGGATTCGCGATGATCGATCGGTCGACTTGTACCTCCTCTGCGATACAGCGGGGCTAGCAACCAGTCTGGAGGCTGAAGGCCCAGAGGTGGGTAGAGTTCGAAGGAAACGGGATTGCCGGGTAAACATG
Coding sequences:
- a CDS encoding acetolactate synthase, mitochondrial — protein: MFTRQSRFLRTLPTSGPSASRLVASPAVSQRRYKSTDRSSRIHTSSTQNAPREAAPRDKGISLEAKDRVRAHIRTLQSSAITGASPAVRPAPAQHFQTPSPAQTIPKNTPTYESETGTQIKNGLDYSFVGLSGGQIFHEMMLRHDVKQVFGYPGGAILPVFDAIYNSPHFEFVLPRHEQGAGHMAEGYARVSGKPGVVLVTSGPGATNVITPMQDALSDGVPMVVFCGQVATNLIGSDSFQEADMVGISRSCTKWNVMVKDIAELPRRINEAFKIATTGRPGPVLVDLPKDVTAAILRTPVPAKSAQPGSSPYLPSSPLNPTNSTAPIPGEPSLIAAAAKMINKAKRPIVYAGNGVLASPEGPKLLKQLSDLGSIPVTTTLQGLGAYDERDEKSLHMLGMHGSAYANFAMQEADVIIALGARFDDRVTGKVDTFAPAAKAAAQEGTGGIIHFEIQPKNINKIVEAQIPVLGDVVASLGQLLPQIEAVDRSAWIARCRANKERYPFTFTPSAEGQKLKPQEVVQELNKQAEIIGKEKVIVTTGVGQHQMWACQYYRWTEPRSWVSSGGLGTMGFGLPSAIGAKVAAPEKVVVDIDGDASFSMTAMELATASQYNIGVKVLLFNNEFQGMVEQWQDLFYENRYSHTRMTNPNFVKLSESMGAKALRCTNLKDLPAMMKEFLEYDGTRPIVMECIVSSEHVYPMVPAGKALHEQILHPLLRTKSN